The Salvelinus namaycush isolate Seneca chromosome 13, SaNama_1.0, whole genome shotgun sequence genome includes a region encoding these proteins:
- the LOC120057929 gene encoding myosin light chain 1, skeletal muscle isoform-like encodes MAPKKDAKAAPAKKAEPAKAAAPAPAPEPDVVAAPPPLDLSTVKVEFTPDQHEDYKEAFGLFDRVGDAKVAYNQVADIMRALGQNPTNKEVRKVLGNPSDEDMAAKRLEFEAFLPMLQHIVNDPNKGTFDDYVEGLRVFDKEGNGTVMGAELRIVLGTLGEKMSEAEIDALMQGQEDENGSINFEAFVKHIMSI; translated from the exons ATGGCACCCAAGAAGGACGCTAAGGCGGCACCCGCCAAGAAAGCCGAGCCTGCAAAGGCAGCCGCACCTGCTCCCGCACCCGAGCCTGATGTGGTCGCTGCTCCCCCTCCACTTGACTTGTCCACAGTCAAG GTGGAGTTCACTCCCGACCAGCATGAGG ACTACAAGGAGGCTTTCGGTCTCTTTGACAGGGTGGGTGACGCGAAGGTGGCTTACAACCAGGTCGCTGATATCATGCGCGCCCTGGGACAGAACCCCACCAACAAGGAGGTGCGCAAAGTCCTGGGCAACCCCTCCGATGAAg ACATGGCCGCCAAGAGATTGGAGTTCGAGGCCTTCCTTCCCATGCTCCAGCACATTGTCAACGACCCAAACAAGGGAACCTTCGATGACTACGTTGAGGGTCTGCGCGTCTTTGACAAGGAGGGCAATGGCACCGTGATGGGAGCGGAGCTGCGTATTGTCCTTGGAACATTGG gtGAGAAGATGAGCGAGGCTGAGATTGATGCCCTCATGCAAGGACAGGAGGATGAGAACGGCAGTATTAACTTCGAGG CCTTTGTCAAGCACATCATGTCTATTTAA